DNA sequence from the Clostridia bacterium genome:
TAATCATCAATTTCTTTTTGAGCCTTTTAAGTGTTGTTCAATGCTTTTTCTACTTCTTCGGGATCTAAATCCAGGACCCGAATCAATTTCACAAGAATGTCGCCGCGAGGTTTGCGTTTGTCATATTCGTAATTTTGATAGGCATTTAACTCGATCCCTATGGCTACAGCAACCTGTTTTTGCGTCATATTTTTATCGATTCGTGCTTGCTTAAGCACTTCCGAAAATTTAAAATTCATATGTCATTATCCTTTCTACTAAAACAGATAATCTTTTATGATTTAATTCGGTTCCAACAAACCGCTTTTTATTTTTATAAGCATTGACTCCGACAAGGCCTCTGCCCATGCATAGATCGCCTATGCAAGTATAATC
Encoded proteins:
- a CDS encoding helix-turn-helix transcriptional regulator; protein product: MNFKFSEVLKQARIDKNMTQKQVAVAIGIELNAYQNYEYDKRKPRGDILVKLIRVLDLDPEEVEKALNNT